A single genomic interval of Juglans regia cultivar Chandler chromosome 1, Walnut 2.0, whole genome shotgun sequence harbors:
- the LOC109006024 gene encoding phosphatidylinositol/phosphatidylcholine transfer protein SFH9-like isoform X2 — protein MPELASIREDWMDRSGCEAETASEDERRRVRGRSLKKRAMSASTRLSHTLRKRGNRVADCRYASISIYDVRDAREEAAVNTFRDALLAKDLLPPRHDDYHTLLRFLKARKFDMDKTFHMWAEMLNWRKDNKVDSLLLDFVYHEYEEVQRWYPHGYHGVDRGGRPVYIERLGKLEPSKLMNVTTVDRFLKYHIQGFEKVFSQKFPACSIAAKRHIDSTTTILDVHGLNWVNFGKVAHDLVMRMQKIDGDNYPETLHQMFIVNAGSGFKLLWNTAKGFLDPRTTSKIHVLGNKFQNKLLEVIDSSQLPDFLGGSCSCPNEGGCLRSDKGPWNDPKIMKLVQAGEAMFLTRTKSFSDFDDSEVKLSASKVACSEISFAGSESDVPSSASGFRQSMPLCHKMNVLGENMSDPASSNSLVEPVGSTIRLKNTSSTSDATNSSTQRRLLKKSISYLTNLLHIILKILACVYLLLPGLWRFFAVQHEEKQLEKHKKPKLADSRPPEQLVSQSIKEDPLWKRLQHLETLVNELVDKPTKIPPEKEDMLQESLSRIKSIEYDLQKTKKALLATASKQVELADSLESLKDDSLTGKRSCWPRNCKSYTAGR, from the exons ATGCCAG AACTCGCTTCAATTCGAGAAGACTGGATGGACAGGAGTGGTTGTGAGGCCGAGACGGCGTCTGAGGATGAGAGGCGAAGGGTTCGGGGCAGATCTCTGAAGAAAAGGGCAATGAGTGCTTCCACGAGGCTCTCGCACACTCTCAGGAAGCGCGGCAACCGGGTCGCCGATTGCCGATACGCATCGATCTCGATCTACGATGTCCGGGACGCCAGGGAAGAAGCAGCTGTCAACACGTTCCGCGATGCATTGCTTGCGAAAGATCTGCTCCCGCCTCGCCACGATGATTACCATACTTTGCTAAG GTTTCTAAAGGCAAGGAAATTCGACATGGATAAAACTTTCCACATGTGGGCCGAAATGCTTAACTGGAGGAAAGATAATAAAGTAGATTCTTTGTTACTG GATTTTGTATATCATGAGTATGAAGAAGTTCAACGTTGGTATCCACATGGTTACCATGGGGTGGACAGAGGGGGACGGCCTGTTTATATTGAAAGACTTGGCAAACTTGAACCTAGCAAGCTGATGAATGTCACCACGGTGgaccggtttttaaaatatcatattcagGGGTTCGAGAAGGTCTTCAGTCAGAAGTTCCCGGCATGTTCCATTGCTGCCAAGAGACACATAGATTCCACAACAACAATACTGGATGTGCATGGGCTG AACTGGGTAAACTTCGGCAAAGTTGCCCACGATCTTGTTATGCGCATGCAGAAAATTGATGGAGATAACTATCCTGAG ACATTACATCAGATGTTCATTGTTAACGCTGGTAGTGGGTTCAAATTACTATGGAATACAGCAAAAGGTTTTCTAGACCCAAGGACTACCTCAAAGATACat GTTTTAGGcaacaaattccaaaataagTTGTTGGAGGTAATAGACTCAAG CCAACTACCAGATTTTTTGGGTGGAAGTTGCTCGTGTCCGAACGAAGGCGGGTGTCTTAGATCAGACAAGGGGCCTTGGAATGATCCAAAAATAATGAAA CTGGTTCAAGCTGGAGAAGCAATGTTTCTGACAAGGACTAAGAGTTTCTCTGACTTTGATGATTCAGAAGTCAAGTTATCAGCCTCTAAG GTTGCCTGTAGTGAAATATCTTTTGCTGGGTCAGAATCTGATGTGCCTTCAAGTGCTTCTGGCTTCAGGCAATCCATGCCACTTTGCCACAAAATGAATGTACTGGGA GAAAATATGAGTGACCCTGCATCTAGCAACAGCCTGGTTGAACCAGTTGGTAGTACGATAAGGCTAAAAAATACTAGTTCAACAA GTGATGCAACCAACAGCAGTACCCAAAGAAGACTGTTAAAGAAGTCCATTTCCTATTTAACAAATTTGCTCCACATCATACTCAAAATATTAGCATGTGTATATCTACTACTACCTGGGTTGTGGAGATTTTTTGCAGTTCAGCATGAAGAAAAACAGttagaaaaacataaaaaacccAAGCTTGCTGATTCAAGACCTCCGGAGCAGCTCGTTTCACAGTCAATCAAAGAGGACCCACTCTGGAAAAGGCTGCAGCATCTAGAAACATTGGTAAATGAGCTTGTTGACAAACCTACAAAAATTCCTCCGGAGAAGGAGGATATGCTTCAGGAATCTCTAAGTCGAATTAAATCCATTGAATATGATTTACAGAAGACAAAGAAA GCACTGCTTGCAACTGCATCAAAGCAAGTGGAGCTTGCCGACTCATTGGAAAGTTTAAAGGACGACAGCTTAACT GGGAAAAGGTCTTGTTGGCCGAGAAATTGTAAATCTTACACCGCAGGAAGATGA
- the LOC109006024 gene encoding phosphatidylinositol/phosphatidylcholine transfer protein SFH9-like isoform X1, with translation MPEELASIREDWMDRSGCEAETASEDERRRVRGRSLKKRAMSASTRLSHTLRKRGNRVADCRYASISIYDVRDAREEAAVNTFRDALLAKDLLPPRHDDYHTLLRFLKARKFDMDKTFHMWAEMLNWRKDNKVDSLLLDFVYHEYEEVQRWYPHGYHGVDRGGRPVYIERLGKLEPSKLMNVTTVDRFLKYHIQGFEKVFSQKFPACSIAAKRHIDSTTTILDVHGLNWVNFGKVAHDLVMRMQKIDGDNYPETLHQMFIVNAGSGFKLLWNTAKGFLDPRTTSKIHVLGNKFQNKLLEVIDSSQLPDFLGGSCSCPNEGGCLRSDKGPWNDPKIMKLVQAGEAMFLTRTKSFSDFDDSEVKLSASKVACSEISFAGSESDVPSSASGFRQSMPLCHKMNVLGENMSDPASSNSLVEPVGSTIRLKNTSSTSDATNSSTQRRLLKKSISYLTNLLHIILKILACVYLLLPGLWRFFAVQHEEKQLEKHKKPKLADSRPPEQLVSQSIKEDPLWKRLQHLETLVNELVDKPTKIPPEKEDMLQESLSRIKSIEYDLQKTKKALLATASKQVELADSLESLKDDSLTGKRSCWPRNCKSYTAGR, from the exons ATGCCAG AAGAACTCGCTTCAATTCGAGAAGACTGGATGGACAGGAGTGGTTGTGAGGCCGAGACGGCGTCTGAGGATGAGAGGCGAAGGGTTCGGGGCAGATCTCTGAAGAAAAGGGCAATGAGTGCTTCCACGAGGCTCTCGCACACTCTCAGGAAGCGCGGCAACCGGGTCGCCGATTGCCGATACGCATCGATCTCGATCTACGATGTCCGGGACGCCAGGGAAGAAGCAGCTGTCAACACGTTCCGCGATGCATTGCTTGCGAAAGATCTGCTCCCGCCTCGCCACGATGATTACCATACTTTGCTAAG GTTTCTAAAGGCAAGGAAATTCGACATGGATAAAACTTTCCACATGTGGGCCGAAATGCTTAACTGGAGGAAAGATAATAAAGTAGATTCTTTGTTACTG GATTTTGTATATCATGAGTATGAAGAAGTTCAACGTTGGTATCCACATGGTTACCATGGGGTGGACAGAGGGGGACGGCCTGTTTATATTGAAAGACTTGGCAAACTTGAACCTAGCAAGCTGATGAATGTCACCACGGTGgaccggtttttaaaatatcatattcagGGGTTCGAGAAGGTCTTCAGTCAGAAGTTCCCGGCATGTTCCATTGCTGCCAAGAGACACATAGATTCCACAACAACAATACTGGATGTGCATGGGCTG AACTGGGTAAACTTCGGCAAAGTTGCCCACGATCTTGTTATGCGCATGCAGAAAATTGATGGAGATAACTATCCTGAG ACATTACATCAGATGTTCATTGTTAACGCTGGTAGTGGGTTCAAATTACTATGGAATACAGCAAAAGGTTTTCTAGACCCAAGGACTACCTCAAAGATACat GTTTTAGGcaacaaattccaaaataagTTGTTGGAGGTAATAGACTCAAG CCAACTACCAGATTTTTTGGGTGGAAGTTGCTCGTGTCCGAACGAAGGCGGGTGTCTTAGATCAGACAAGGGGCCTTGGAATGATCCAAAAATAATGAAA CTGGTTCAAGCTGGAGAAGCAATGTTTCTGACAAGGACTAAGAGTTTCTCTGACTTTGATGATTCAGAAGTCAAGTTATCAGCCTCTAAG GTTGCCTGTAGTGAAATATCTTTTGCTGGGTCAGAATCTGATGTGCCTTCAAGTGCTTCTGGCTTCAGGCAATCCATGCCACTTTGCCACAAAATGAATGTACTGGGA GAAAATATGAGTGACCCTGCATCTAGCAACAGCCTGGTTGAACCAGTTGGTAGTACGATAAGGCTAAAAAATACTAGTTCAACAA GTGATGCAACCAACAGCAGTACCCAAAGAAGACTGTTAAAGAAGTCCATTTCCTATTTAACAAATTTGCTCCACATCATACTCAAAATATTAGCATGTGTATATCTACTACTACCTGGGTTGTGGAGATTTTTTGCAGTTCAGCATGAAGAAAAACAGttagaaaaacataaaaaacccAAGCTTGCTGATTCAAGACCTCCGGAGCAGCTCGTTTCACAGTCAATCAAAGAGGACCCACTCTGGAAAAGGCTGCAGCATCTAGAAACATTGGTAAATGAGCTTGTTGACAAACCTACAAAAATTCCTCCGGAGAAGGAGGATATGCTTCAGGAATCTCTAAGTCGAATTAAATCCATTGAATATGATTTACAGAAGACAAAGAAA GCACTGCTTGCAACTGCATCAAAGCAAGTGGAGCTTGCCGACTCATTGGAAAGTTTAAAGGACGACAGCTTAACT GGGAAAAGGTCTTGTTGGCCGAGAAATTGTAAATCTTACACCGCAGGAAGATGA